The Oncorhynchus tshawytscha isolate Ot180627B linkage group LG30, Otsh_v2.0, whole genome shotgun sequence genome includes a region encoding these proteins:
- the LOC121841379 gene encoding protein SON-like: protein MQSLPSPYCVGILSLPSPYCVGMQSLPSPYCVDILSLPSPYCVGILSLPSPYCVGMQSLPSPYCVDILSLPSPYCVGILSLPSPYCVGMQSLPSPYCVDILSLPSPYCVGILSLPSPYCVGILSLPSPYCVGILSLPSPYCVGILSLPFPYCVGILSLPSPYCVGILSLPPPYCVGILSLPFPYCVGILSLPSPYCVGILSLPSPYCVGILSLPFPYCVGMQSLPSPYCVGILSLPSPYCVGILSLPFPYCVGMQSLPSPYCVGILSLPFPYCVGMLSLPFPYCVGMQSLPSPYCVGHSTVDSTVAILCVRLPGRPDRYSTDQPHCAV, encoded by the exons ATGCAGTCTCTACCTTCCCCTTACTGTGTGGGCATACTGTCTCTACCTTCCCCTTACTGTGTGGGCATGCAGTCTCTACCTTCCCCTTACTGTGTGGACATACTGTCTCTACCTTCCCCTTACTGTGTGGGCATACTGTCTCTACCTTCCCCTTACTGTGTGGGCATGCAGTCTCTACCTTCCCCTTACTGTGTGGACATACTGTCTCTACCTTCCCCTTACTGTGTGGGCATACTGTCTCTACCTTCCCCTTACTGTGTGGGCATGCAGTCTCTACCTTCCCCTTACTGTGTGGACATACT GTCTCTACCTTCCCCTTACTGTGTGGGCATACTGTCTCTACCTTCCCCTTACTGTGTGGGCATACTGTCTCTACCTTCCCCTTACTGTGTGGGCATACTGTCTCTACCTTCCCCTTACTGTGTGGGCATACTGTCTCTACCTTTCCCTTACTGTGTGGGCATACTGTCTCTACCTTCCCCTTACTGTGTGGGCatactgtctctacctcccccttaCTGTGTGGGCATACTGTCTCTACCTTTCCCTTACTGTGTGGGCATACTGTCTCTACCTTCCCCTTACTGTGTGGGCATACTGTCTCTACCTTCCCCTTACTGTGTGGGCATACTGTCTCTACCTTTCCCTTACTGTGTGGGCATGCAGTCTCTACCTTCCCCTTACTGTGTGGGCATACTGTCTCTACCTTCCCCTTACTGTGTGGGCATACTGTCTCTACCTTTCCCTTACTGTGTGGGCATGCAGTCTCTACCTTCCCCTTACTGTGTGGGCATACTGTCTCTACCTTTCCCTTACTGTGTGGGCATGCTGTCTCTACCTTTCCCTTACTGTGTGGGCATGCAGTCTCTACCTTCCCCTTACTGTGTGGGCCACTCTACTGTAGATAGTACTGTGGCTATTCTCTGTGTGCGCCTGCCTGGCCGACCAGACCGTTACTCAACAGACCAACCTCACTGTGCTGTGTGA
- the LOC112228622 gene encoding protein sprouty homolog 3 produces the protein MDPPLGRGPAPVRMDLDGLDLQQVPVLSLDQIRSIRASNDYVERPVALDHTSHSGFFYTHDDRYPITHGYPPQGYLHGYSQGYPSHAPLPRSQSQQQHAHLTHLSRSSTASSAMSRTSAASDQRLLAGLTPSHSGLASVVRSQPKGELKPEASLGKGLEEGEDLGLHLFICEHCGRCKCQECCAPRSLPSYWVCRQRCLCSAQSAVEYGTCLCCVKGLFYHCSAQDDEDNCADRPCACTPAHACARWGTIGLLALCLPCLCCYPPARLCLALCQQAHDRATRPGCRCSNTNTVCRKISTSNPNPGHAPFRSKSLEKPV, from the coding sequence ATGGACCCTCCCCTGGGTCGTGGCCCTGCCCCAGTCAGGATGGACCTGGATGGGCTGGACCTCCAGCAGGTGCCTGTCCTCTCCCTGGACCAGATTCGCTCCATCCGGGCCAGCAATGACTATGTGGAACGCCCCGTGGCCCTGGACCACACCTCACATTCTGGCTTCTTTTACACCCACGACGACCGCTACCCCATCACCCATGGGTACCCCCCTCAAGGTTACCTTCATGGTTACTCTCAGGGGTACCCGTCCCACGCCCCTCTCCCCCGGAGCCAGAGCCAGCAGCAACACGCCCACCTGACCCATCTGAGTCGCTCCAGTACAGCCAGCTCAGCCATGTCCCGGACCAGCGCTGCCTCCGACCAGAGACTCCTGGCGGGTCTGACGCCCTCCCACTCTGGCCTGGCCTCAGTGGTGCGCTCCCAGCCTAAAGGAGAACTCAAGCCTGAGGCTTCCCTAGGTAAAGgcctggaggagggagaggacctGGGCTTGCACCTGTTTATCTGTGAGCACTGTGGGAGGTGTAAGTGTCAGGAGTGCTGCGCTCCGCGGAGCCTGCCGTCCTACTGGGTCTGTAGGCAGCGCTGCCTCTGCTCTgctcagagtgctgtggagtacGGCACCTGTCTGTGCTGCGTTAAGGGCCTGTTCTACCACTGCTCCGCTCAGGACGACGAGGACAACTGTGCCGACCGGCCCTGTGCTTGCACGCCCGCCCACGCCTGTGCTCGCTGGGGTACCATTGGCCTTCTGGCGCtgtgcctgccctgtctctgctgCTACCCACCTGCCAGACTGTGCCTCGCCCTGTGCCAGCAGGCCCACGACCGAGCCACCCGCCCTGGCTGCCGCTGCAGCAACACCAACACCGTGTGCCGCAAGATCTCCACCTCCAACCCCAACCCCGGGCATGCCCCCTTCCGCAGCAAGTCCCTGGAGAAGCCTGTATGA